The genomic stretch aaagtttagattTCCATATGTTtcggtcttgtatgttttgagggtcatTACAATCCATTTGTCTCGTACTGAAATGTTCCCCTTTATCTCCCTGTACCACAACATCTCATGCTCCCATATTGACATGTTCCCCTTCATCTCCCTCTACCACAACATTTCCTCCTCTCGTACGTAGATGTTCCCCTTTATCTCCCTCTACCAAATCCTCTAGTACACTAGACTTTTCAATCCCCACCTTCTTTTCCAAACAAGTGCCAGCAGATTTAGATACAACACCCCTCACATAATCAATGGCTCTCAACATTATTCCCATAAGTTCCTTAGTTCATGCCCTCTGCTCCTCGTCACTTCGATTAATTGCTTCCACAACCATGTTCAGCTCCATCTTTTGCGACCTTACTCTCTCATCCATTTCCTTGCAGTCATATTTTAATCTTCACACCTCCTTTATCAAGCAATTTAATACATCCACATCCATCCTCATAACTATAGTCAAATGCATACTATCGTAAAtataaaaattcaaatcaatgaTTCTGAACTAAATATATTAGTGCTCAAAGTAAATTTAAAAAATTCACGTATTTAACCACCACCTCATCCTATATAAACACACATTTAAATAATAAAAGCAAAACAAAATTCACAGTTATAAGAAATTTTTAGTAATTAATGACAGTTTACGCCATAAAATTCTTCAACTACACAAAATAAATTCCCCATTTCATTATCTTCTAAAGATCGTTTGCAATAACATAGTATAAATACTGGATTTTATTTCCACAAAATTCAACGAAAGAATTAAAACGAATTCATTAATAATAATACAATGACAACAATGTATGTTATGTCTAAAACAATGTAAAATCAAATGAAGAATGGACAATGGAATATATTTACCCCACCCTACTTACAAATTGCCTTCCAATACGGAACGGATTAGAAACACTAACGTTTACTCGAATAGAAGTTCAAATTATGTCAACCACTGTCAACAGTGTGCAACCAAATACTAAAATTGTACATATAAAATGAGAAAAACAATTTATCGAACCACAGTGGTAGCCTTTTAAAACAGAAACCAAGTGTAGTGCCCCGAgctcctaatgaggtttagtacCTTAAATACCATGCCATGAGGGCATGAGCTGAATtattgtgaattatattattatataattgattatgcttgattatgtgcattaaatgtgtttaaagacccacttttggtcaaaaatgacatttttgttattttgacccgttgagagtATATTTGTAAATTTCATGTGATATGTgcattgtgaccacattattatgtggatatatgttaTTTTCAGCAAAAGTGGATCCTTTCAAGCGGTTAtagaggaaaagtcacaacatggaaaatacctggctcgggtcgagcctaggggtattttaataattttcacaTTTTGAGGATAGTGGTAAAATAAAATTAAGTGATGAAatagttatgttttcttgggCATTGAGGAACTTTTGGGGATTAGTGGTGAAGTGACTAAGTTACCCTTGGGGTTAGTAAAGAGAGTGTATTAGAGGGAGGGGGAAAATGATCATTTCACTACATAGTTAGTGAAAAAGGACTTAAGAGTTGATGACTCTTTCCCTTTCATgttctctctctcattcactctccTTCTTCTCTAAACTCAACCTTCTATCAAACACTTAAGGAAAACCCAAGGCTAAGACCAAGTTCTTTGATTTTTGAGGATTTTAGAAGGGAATTGAGCTTCAAGAAAAGGAATTAGGAGCTGCCAAAGCAACAATCATCATAAGAATTCGAAATTCAGAGGGGTATGAACTTCTCAGCTCTAGTTTTTTAaaattcttcatttttcttgaatGAGATTTGGGGATTTTGAGTCATTGTTGAAATTTAATGATGTTAAGTTATTTAGGTACTAGGTTGATGCTAGAAACAAGCTTAGAACTATTTTGGTAACTTGAATTCAGATTAAAAGTGATGATTTTGGTTGATTCTCAGATTTGGGGGGAAAATGGGTTTTAGAACCCGTAAAGTCCCAATTCATGATTTTAGGTTGTAATTGGAAGATTAAATGGTACCTAGGTGTTGTGTGATAGTTGTATAGTTGATTTGTGGTCGGAATTGTGCATAAAATCTCCTGGCAATCGACTTTGGGTCGATTTTTGTATTGGAGAAATCGTAGGGGAAAtctgaatttctgggttcgtgATAGGGTTTCCCAAAAAACCCTAAACAGACTGTGGGCTCGACCATGCTAGGTGCCCTAAAAGGGTGTTTTTCTGaattttgttagtttttttttttcggGATTTCTGGGATCTATTTTGGGGACCCGTTCAGGGGACGATTTTCCTAGTGTATTAATTGGGTTTAGAGGTCCCGAAGATTAGAGTTTCATTTCCGAGTACGTAGTTAGATTTAGTTTCTAATTGGTGTACAATAATTGTTGGGACTATGGTTTTCGAGAGGCTCGAAAGAGGATCACACCCGAGGTCGTCTCGTTTCTATCATTGGACCTGAAGTAAGAAAACTGGCGTATGCACATAGAGTAGGGCATCGACCCTGTTATGTATGAGTATTGTTATGACCGTATGTCTGAATTGATTTAGGGTTGAGTACCCCTCTTTGCATGTTGGTACCTATTATACTTATTTGTATTGAAATTGTTTGTAATTGATCGGCATGGACCGTATTCGGCTATAatcattcaaaatgtaagttgtGATGGCAAGGCCATTATTGGAGTGTTGTATACACTCGCTCGACATAGGTCTTGGTGCCTGATGATGCACCATAGGTCGTGATAAATTTTTTTCTGGTTGAATGATTGCATTTTATTATTTGTGAACCATATTAGTTGTTGATTATGTTCaatgtgattattattattatgccttgttgaatttttttgctgggccttggctcatgggtgctctatggtgtaggtaagggaaaagagaAGGTAGACcacccatgagttggagagcttggcTGTGGTGCATACATGTTTAGCCTACTTGACCTACGGGGTTGAGTTATCTAATGGACTTAGGGTAGAAGTCcaatttttgtcgcttaggtcgacttatTTTCAGAACAATGgttataaatatattttgtttaaatattttgggatcccgtgtaaaccttttataattttaaatgaaaagtttatttattttgatcaatttttagCATTGTAACTTTTATTTGACTTTGAGTCACACTTCTAAGTCCAATTTtctcgcttaatgagttaagtactattttaaacacacaaggTGACAGCCCTAGATTTGTAGTGCGTCACACCAAGATCATGAAGTGAGAAATTGATTACTGTAGAAAAAGGACCAAGCTCGATAGGGAAAAATGAAGAATACAGGCACCCTAAACAAACTTCTTCAGCCTTCACTAACCCGAAATACGAGACTCTTTGCTTCACTAACCACACCAATTTCCTTCTTCTGCCAGACTTTAACGTCAATTAATCAAAAGTTGAGAGTAATTTTCAATTATCAGTTATGTTTCGAACTTGAATAACTTATGTGACTGGAAGATTCAGTAATTCCACTCCCAGTACTACACCACATGCCCTAACCCCTTAACCTCCCCAACCACAAATACTTCTTCTACCTTCACTAACAAAAAAATTGGAAAATTAAAAGACTAATTCATTGACTAACAGACCAATTTCCCTCTCCATCAACCCATCCATTGCCGAACACTAACTCACTGATATCATTCGCCTCCCATGGGTCAAAACTCTATCATCCTCCTCATCTGCTCCATAAACCAGTTCAACCTCTTCTGCTAAGGAAACAACCAGCTCATTTGTACCTTCAAAATTAGGGTTCCCAAATCAACATCAGACCCTTTGCATCTCATTTATCCCCTTTAAAGCCCATTTTGACTACCCATTTAAAAGGTGATTCAACATTGATCTAAAACAAAATACACATGTAAAAAAATGGTGAAAATGTCAGTATGCTAAGGATGTTTTCACCGCCAACACACAAGATTTTCCCAAAACTATTTATTTAATGAAGTAGCAAGTAATTTGTTGGTAACTTGTTATGTGGGTGGTAATTGTTTGGATATAAGATTTCTATTTCATTAGCTAAATTCTTGTTACGATCCCAAATAATTACCGATTCATTCACTTTCTcacttgaaaaataattttatttcttttttgatTATCTTATCATTCATATTTGTAATGATATATAATCTTATGttccacatttttttttaaatattttaaatgtttTTAACATTTATTCATAACAATTCTCAATTCTCTACCTTGTAATAGATTATTTTATTCAATGAGccacttatataaatatatataaatatgaaagACTTTTCAATGGTTATTACTTATGGATGGTTACCAATAATCATGGTGACGTAGCAATATAATGACTTGCTAGAGAAAGTCCCCAACAAGTAAATATTCTTTTTTTGTcaagattcttttttttttgcattaatttttttttaccataAGCAATGATGATTCTAACCAATGAGAGATGTGTTATATTTGGAAATTGACATGctttaaaaaaatgatttttttaaaaaaaaattagggtttcataataaatacacatttgtCTCTAAAAAAACTCCATTTTTGATATTGTTCTTCTTAATTCAAAGTAAAAAAATAGATAGAAGAATGAAAAATAAAATCGTAAAAATCAAGCTAAAAATCGTGGAGAAAGaagacaaaaaagaaaaagaaaatcatGAGTGAGAGTGGAAAACGCATAGGAGAGAAAGAAAGGacatgaagaacaaaaaaaaaaaagattactaAAGATTTAGATGAAGATCAAAAAGAGAAGACAAATATTTTATGAAAAATCATTGTCTCCTAATCGAATGAGGTGAAAAATGTTTTTAGGTCACACATGTTGGTACAATTCTATTGGGTATTATGCCCTAAAGAGTAAAGAGTTAATTAGGAATGAAAAAGTGGGATCAACTCAAGTGGTCGTCACTTAGATATAGCACCACCACCCCCCCACAGCGCTCCCCACTTGAAAAGGCCGCCACTCTCAATGTGGAAGACACTCATCCATTCCCAAAGGAGAAGGATCATAAATTTGGCGCTTTTTGTTGTGGTGATCCCATTTGTGGATAGCTCCGAGCCTCCGCCCCTCACCACCTCCACATAGTAGTGCCGACAGAAGGATGATGACATCAAGTGCGGGTACTATGTAATGAAGTTCACAAGGTACTTCGTTTCAGAGCCCAACTCAAAGAATCACTTGAGTCGTCACTTCAAAAGCACAATGGTGTACACACTTGAAGAAGTCAATGTCGTACGAGATGGATGGGAAGAATCAATTCTACCTCATCTCAGTGTTTGATGGGAACTAGTGCTAGCTAATCtttgtctcatgtgttgagaaccagcccacactagttctaggttgatcaaagtcttggcgaggaagactgtgttgctgatctagttcaatctcttgataatactttgctacagaaaggaatcaagggttagagagattgaatgaatgagttgttccagttctgctGCGTATTCATGTTAATTATCTTGTCATTCCAGTTCCGCTGGGTATTCTACATCTTtgtatttatgttaatttacgaatctgatgttcatatgtttgtcatgttattctatgtttctattatgtgtttgaaaaataataggaagcatgtatctagatttaaattccaagatcaaCAATTGGCATCAGagccataggttgctagtttattttcatgaatgaatatgTATGAAATTGAATGATATGTTAGGGTGtcaattggatggtacatgttattagtgcatgtttatgttttgttatgtaaatttatcaataatttggttgtttttggctTGAATTGGGATTGAAAAACTGCACagattttttataaattttttttgacTGATTGGGCAGTGTGTGTGCTGGGCACACATGAAGTTGCCGCTGGGACCCAACCGTACGGACGTCCATACGGCGTCGGTGCCGGACCCCGTATCGGCACTTTTttgcaaattttttattttttattttttaaatggatATTTTGTACAATTaagttaaaaatatttaaaattaattatctgattattttagatattttagcttTTTAAAGTATTTTTAATTGGTTATCTGATAATTaggatattttaagatatattttttattttgttataaatgaaatattaaaattagttatatgattattcaagatatttttattgtttaaaatatttataattagttgtcagataattctagatattttaaatttggttaaaagatattttgatattttaaaattggttaaaatatttaaaaataaaatattttgtcattcctaacaacttaacagcctaggttaaattaattatttgaaattgaattttatttgataaattctattttaattaatttaatatttttcaacttgtttaattaattatattgaattttgtctgatgaattctatgttaattagtTATGGTATttcacaaaatagtatattgttgtggtatatttgcataatttaataatacatgcttatagagtaacatgttaggcccatccaattaataagaaaattaacatatctgaaattattattaagttatttttttttgcatttggactttaaatataagtataatgatgacccattttttttttgttttgaaaaatgtgggaaaactcaaataaaactttcataaaatgttaggttttatttgggcacaattgaacatgtaaagtttaaattcctctcttgtgggtggttccacttgtgagtGCCCATTTGCTTTACATTACTAGATTGGGCTCAATCGATTgaataccaattaataaaatgaaggttcaaatttcagtctttttgggctttgtgtggaagtcagggagccttagtagtgggtccgacatatTGAACCTAGCTCttctccatgcaagctcgaattgttaagccccatttacctaagttggacttaattaggttattgtttttatttggacctaataattgattagaaacaaattaattctaatttttggattgATTTTCAATGTGtatttttagaattaatgggaaaattataaactatggtttattgatttattttaataatttggcaaacccaagttggtaattttcaaaagaataaaatactaaatcaagaaaaattaaataatgagttttttttttaattttgaattcgatctccaccgttgatttaacgagGTTAGGGTTTAGTGGGGCCTAATGACgatttgatttcgtctccctatggaaggtgttcactggactctTAACATGGttgaatttcttaggatagatggttatagatgtaccttctatagactcatccctacgatgaatataggaattaagtctatgaTAATCAAAactgtgggtcaaactcataaagtaagaaataatttgttttcgttactttgatcgaatggataggttattaataaaagtctaggatgttttattaattgagttgtttctctatttgactaagtgaatatttgtgactctcgcctaccggggcACATATGTTCATGGCTAGTTGaaaaacctaagaaatagaaagATAAATTTTTAGTATTTACTTATCTTTAAACATCGTTGATATGTTATGGTATTTATGAAACTTGTATGAATGAATGTTTGTTGAAaaatgcgttgatttctactttattgataattgtagctctatgGCCTTCAATCCCATTATATCTCTTATGTCGAAGGAGTTGTTAACTGACGAGAACTTCATGAAATGGAAGtctaatatcaacatagtgttgatcaACGACAACTCAAAATTCGTGATGAATGAAACTGAACCTGACTTTTTTTGGAGAGAACGCCTCGAAGGCTGTGAGGGAGAAGTATGATCGTTGGACTGCTGCAAACAACAAGGAAAAGGCCTAAATGCTCGCCAACATGTTAGAAATGCTAAGGACTAAGATGGAAGATGTCAAAACTGCTTACGGCATCATGGAGAAACTCCACGAAATATTTGGGCACAAGTCAGCGCAAGCTAGTTTCGAGGCTACCAAGAATTATGTGAACTGTAGGATGGCACCTGGTCAACATGTTTGTGATCCTTTTAttaagatgacaaactacttccAAGAAGCTGAGTTGCATGGAGCAACAGTAGATGAGAAGACTCAAGTTGGAATCATTCTCAACAACCTTCCACCTAGTTTCCTTACGTTCTCCACGAGCTATTTTCTTAACAAGTTGAACTATGGAATGACTCAGTTATTGAATGATCTTCATATGTATGAAGGAATAAATGGTGGACTGAGTAAATGACCTGAGAAGAAGGCTGCTACTATTGGGGGTGCTCAAACCTAGCCTCTTCCTCGAAGAGCAAGAAGAGAAAGGCAAGGAAGGACAAAAAGAAGGCTAAGAAACAAGCAGCTGGAAAGGCACCATCAACTGAAAAGCTTGCTGGAGCAAAGCCAACTAGCAAGAAGGCTAAAGGATAGTGTTTCCACTGCAAGGAGGAGGGGCATTGGAAGTGTAATTGCCTCGCCTTCAAGGCAACTGGAACCCAaggtaataataatttattagccttggatgcatgtgttttagaggatgattcttctgtttggatagttgattcaggaTCTACTAATCATGTGTGTATTTCTTTGCAGCTACTTAGCAACTGGAAATCAGTGAAGGAGGGCAAGTTAGAGCTTAGAGTTGGAAATGGTGAATTTGTGGAGGTTAAAGCGAAAGGACAAGcccgtttaaattttggaaataaatttatgttgttggatgatgtttattttattccaaactttagtaggaatttagttttagtttctttattacatcaacaacgatttgttgttactttcacaagttttaatatatctatttcatttaatggatgtgaattgtgtgttggatgtatggaaaatggcTTGTATATTTTGCAACCTAATGAATCACTCGCGCTTAACAATGAATTGTTTAAGGTAGCTGATCCTAGGACCGCCAAACGACAGAAGATCGATAATGATCACATgacatacctttggcatcttcgtcttggtcatattaactatgataggatAAACAGACTTACAAAGTGTAGAGAcccataattttacttagctagttagatagtagtagtagtagtagcaatatctagtaGTAGTTAttgtatgttagttaccgtggattttggttcaaaccgggacttagttggaaactcatagcaatagttatgaattttataagtttaacctatagtttaagaatattaattataacataaggtttgattaatattgttggtcctaaatgtattatttattataacctaaggattagatgaagccaataagattatgacacttgtcataagcatgaatattaaggaattagtattttaatgataaaataaggaaatataagctttagtcttcaccagaaactgttagggtcgtagtttgacttagtcaaagtagttatccaaccttaattatgctgaaaaagtgcaattacgtgtttaaaatattcacatatgccgatatatcgcaactgggagctgatatatcgcctgacaaaggatacggaaaacacgttgacgttgcacgaatgAGCATACAAGCCTCGAGATtactgggggaggcgatatatcgcctagggtgggcgatatatcggctccatgtagGTTGTTTTGGAAGTTTgactttttgttattttaaaaatacccttaaccacttagacctgcttCTGAACGTTTTTGcccgagtcttcaacctctgattgacgaaaattaaattatttttcaattattttcattatttttattcaaatcaaaatggggttagtttcactccttacctctataaataggacctagtacccagcacttcctctcattcttcaagctgcgatcagagactccaaggtgctagtgctaccatagagtgataaacacttgggttgggaataagctttgccattcttaaatTTTATATAAACACTTTGGAAGTGAGGTTTTGAGTGTTtacggtattgaggtttagaccaaactataaggtcattcaaggtattcctattctttaagtctaGCTCTatatgattctatagttttctttagtttcttttattcagatcctaactcttgttattggttcttaattaggttcttgaaacttaagttctttcttggtaagtttcttcttgatggtttagttcccacattcattctttattctttagaaatactcaccattcttattgttggttttagttgtgttccaagtcccgcatttattctcaaatatcccggttttggtaaggaaaataggatagatcttgtatgtttgtatgatatcttatgcttatatgttatgtttatgtataatatgctatgataagtttatgttatagtatgttatgctatgatatgttatgattatgtttttatgttgctaggggctcatagttacttagctagcaaacctcaatgtgttgaggctcatagttgcttagctactaaaccccaatgtttttatgttatctagggttcatagttgcttagctagcaagccctagtgtttatcattttcatgatttagagttatggtttaccctacctcagatattagacaggggacctagatgggttatcatatactaccatgtgatttaccctacctcagatattagacaagggacctagatgggttatcatattactaccatgtgatctaacctacctcagatattagacaggggacccagatggtttatcacatgccatgttaataagttaatggccattaatattatagtcctatatgatatatgtttttatagccatatgttttatagtgtatgcttatgatatataaTGTATGTTctatatagtcttatgtttttttatagtatttgatgtagtcttatgcttatgttgtcgatgtatgttttgttgttagtagattttccttgctgggaattaggctcattcctttattttttttagtgtgatgcaggaaactagatacgaaggcggaaggattcttggtagtttggcttgtgtgttgaggatggatggaatgtgcggactgcatgtcgatcgaggatgaagttatttatttttagtcttctagatcatgtttttccgcatttagttttttttaaacaattgaattaaagtttatgtttttcttttaaacaatgggtacccatgccatattttctattgttaagtatttgatacaatattttaagttttaataaagatatattatttcttatgtatctttctaaaatagtagctatgtctagtagtttttaatggtccaaggtcttagaaatagttggtaattatagttggtatcagagaaatggtccatttgcatgaagttctccttgatacacacgctcaagctccgaatctaaccgctaATGTAagttgtttatgttatagttgttatgattatgtgtttagttaacattttagcccttatgtttttagttaagaatatttgtaaattagtttcgtttctttatttattttatttattatctttgcatttatgattgtatatagtgaaaacattttgccaaattaatatcattgttattttggaatgacatgtatgagtttgattttcttttacaatcataataaataataaatttaataaataatgaccaagtttggtgagggtggataaaaatcaatgaaccaggttctatattgagagttagggggccatagtagtgggaacgattttattgatcccagccctccctcaatatggttaactttggaacaacgatgagtttcgagcctgagaattaagtcatataggataattagaaacacacttagaaaataataaagatggcttatttttctaaagtttagaaacacaccctaattataaagaaggctcacataattttttttcataagaagtcataaattaataggtccgagttatgtttgcttagaataagtttttgccttagagcctattagggtaagttctaatatgtttcctcgactattagaactttgctgaagatttcgctcagaagatctgctcgcaacaaCGCCAATGCCTCAAGCGTCGCTCCTGAAACTTATGAAGCCCCtacagttcgcagaaggggaaggcatgcaaccaatgctgctgctaatgAAAGAAGGTCACCGCCACTGGTTGACAACACTACAGAAATTgcaagactacgacagcaagtggaGGAATTCCTACAGCAACAGCGAcatcagactcagactcagcctccacctcagccacaaccacagcctcagcaaatggctcaa from Humulus lupulus chromosome 5, drHumLupu1.1, whole genome shotgun sequence encodes the following:
- the LOC133779889 gene encoding uncharacterized protein LOC133779889, producing MEDVKTAYGIMEKLHEIFGHKSAQASFEATKNYVNCRMAPGQHVCDPFIKMTNYFQEAELHGATVDEKTQVGIILNNLPPSFLTFSTSYFLNKLNYGMTQLLNDLHMYEGINGGLTSSSKSKKRKARKDKKKAKKQAAGKAPSTEKLAGAKPTSKKAKG